Proteins encoded in a region of the Pseudomonadota bacterium genome:
- a CDS encoding transcription elongation factor GreA, translating to DAAKEEYQFLQKKVAEIEEMIKNSEIVDVKKSKNGVVEFGCSVALKNLDTDEEVVYTIVGPYESDIQKGTISISSPLGRALMGKSVGDEVSFSAPGGERTYEIVKII from the coding sequence TGATGCGGCAAAGGAAGAGTACCAGTTCCTTCAAAAGAAGGTTGCCGAGATAGAGGAAATGATAAAAAATTCTGAAATCGTGGATGTAAAGAAGTCGAAAAATGGTGTAGTAGAATTTGGATGCAGCGTGGCTCTAAAAAATCTTGATACAGATGAAGAGGTTGTGTACACGATAGTTGGTCCTTATGAGTCTGACATACAAAAAGGCACGATATCAATAAGTTCACCCCTCGGCAGGGCACTTATGGGTAAATCTGTCGGGGACGAGGTAAGCTTTTCCGCTCCAGGCGGCGAGCGTACATACGAAATCGTAAAAATCATTTGA
- a CDS encoding XRE family transcriptional regulator yields the protein MAQKPLADRLKAAREKVGLSIVKAAKRLGFSSYQTLSKIEAGEREVKAAELNLFARAYFCTISYLLDESPAKQDLVLLWRKTPDVAVKKEIEAQVIHFCEQYQSLEHLLGLKSNKDPKFFDITIDNISTNSDIDSLANSTRKLLELGSRPAFSLRNILEQTYGIKFTYQPLFNISSAASTVHPEFGPVIVMNSDEAPWRRNYDLAHELFHLITWKVIPVEELRDDYLETIEKKAERFASVLLLPESEVRETLQKILDNQKSLSYADLVDIAREFGVSTKALLYRLSSIGLFDWETADSLAKNEELLGLDKVKRKNEWGDKPVSERFHALAVKCLRKGLISRGKFAEIVGIDRSEIDMFIEDFGLMETEGASIEIMASRC from the coding sequence ATGGCACAAAAACCATTAGCCGATCGGCTTAAGGCAGCCCGTGAAAAAGTTGGACTCTCCATTGTTAAAGCTGCCAAACGGTTGGGATTTTCAAGTTACCAGACCTTGAGCAAAATTGAGGCAGGCGAACGGGAAGTCAAGGCGGCGGAACTCAATCTGTTTGCTAGAGCCTACTTTTGTACCATCAGTTATCTGCTTGACGAAAGTCCGGCTAAACAAGATTTGGTTCTTCTCTGGAGAAAAACACCTGATGTTGCGGTAAAAAAGGAGATAGAAGCTCAGGTTATACATTTTTGTGAACAATACCAATCTCTTGAGCATCTGCTTGGCTTAAAGAGTAATAAAGACCCGAAATTTTTTGATATTACCATCGACAATATCAGTACCAATAGTGATATCGACTCATTGGCCAACAGCACACGGAAATTATTGGAATTAGGAAGCAGACCCGCTTTCTCGCTCAGAAACATCCTTGAGCAAACCTATGGTATAAAATTTACATATCAACCGCTGTTTAATATCAGCTCGGCTGCATCAACCGTTCATCCTGAATTTGGCCCCGTGATTGTGATGAATTCAGATGAAGCGCCATGGCGTCGTAATTATGATCTTGCCCATGAATTGTTTCATCTGATTACATGGAAGGTAATCCCCGTAGAGGAATTGCGCGATGACTACCTGGAAACGATAGAAAAAAAGGCAGAGCGTTTTGCTTCTGTGCTTCTTCTCCCTGAGAGTGAAGTCAGAGAGACGTTACAAAAGATTCTGGATAATCAGAAATCTTTGAGCTATGCCGACCTTGTGGACATTGCAAGAGAATTTGGCGTATCTACAAAGGCGCTTCTTTATCGCCTCTCAAGCATTGGTCTTTTTGATTGGGAGACAGCAGACAGTTTGGCCAAGAACGAAGAGTTGTTGGGATTGGATAAAGTCAAGCGGAAAAACGAATGGGGAGACAAACCTGTATCCGAACGCTTCCACGCCCTTGCTGTGAAATGCCTGAGAAAGGGGTTGATCTCACGGGGTAAATTTGCAGAGATTGTGGGGATAGACAGAAGCGAAATCGATATGTTTATCGAAGATTTTGGTTTAATGGAAACGGAAGGTGCATCAATTGAAATTATGGCTTCTCGATGCTGA